A single genomic interval of Puntigrus tetrazona isolate hp1 chromosome 1, ASM1883169v1, whole genome shotgun sequence harbors:
- the triobpa gene encoding TRIO and F-actin-binding protein isoform X5: MCSQRSSTNGESIRTVNGKHQGPEEVPQMQGWMYMLDEDEEWRKHWFVISNSGLRYYRDSGAEERDEVDGEIYLRHCLRVEEFDADKNYGLQLHMRDGVVSLSAMTSRIRRNWIDTLKRKISAESIRRPGNGDRENSSSQNAPSPTPHDPGSDEAHMTSSPLTVRREAGEGRDRELERRLEGRTKWFQEGASDREGEDPWDKVELKKGVGTPVILTRPQVPAAQTGPDIERKWADFEQLPIGEKRSPAGVQNPQTTNEVLQREVVSLRQQVEALRQVRAGAGVCGPDAPCAVKLEQMEKDHRERLQKIHGEHERERREMERDKQRLLQEEAKNAVQAMEALRKAHREEIEKLKAHGGGETTDPSIRQQLRESLSLQQELDGLSERYSQQCVELNRIQNSTEERNGEIRQKEREMEQLRQENQELQARLTEEISLMRSFITGQRSGVVPLGSYERSTSELEMLLKVKESEVEFLHKEISCLRKEVQTLTKENEALSERFKQVYVELTELRGRSERDINALKEHLKLTNAALEEGHLLGNSTSQ, encoded by the exons ATGTGTTCTCAGAGGTCCAGCACAAACGGAGAAAGCATTAGGACGGTAAACGGAAAACACCAGGGTCCAGAGGAGGTCCCTCAGATGCAG GGATGGATGTATATGctggatgaagatgaagag tggaGGAAGCACTGGTTTGTGATCTCTAACTCAGGACTGAGATATTATAGAGACTCTGGGGCTGAAGAG AGAGATGAGGTGGATGGAGAGATTTATCTACGTCACTGTCTGCGAGTGGAGGAATTTGATGCCGATAAAAACTACGGACTTCAGCTGCAT ATGCGTGATGGAGTGGTGAGCCTGTCGGCGATGACCTCCAGAATCAGGAGGAACTGGATCGACACGCTAAAGAGGAAAATATCGGCTGAAAGCATTCG ACGCCCGGGCAACGGTGACAGAGAGAACTCCAGTTCCCAGAATGCACCGTCTCCTACACCCCATGACCCGGGCTCAGACGAAGCACACATGACGTCCTCACCGTTAACTGTGCGGCGGGAGGCCGGCGAGGGGCGCGACCGAGAGCTTGAGAGACGTCTGGAGGGCCGAACCAAGTGGTTCCAGGAGGGGGCTTCCGACAGGGAGGGCGAAGACCCCTGGGATAAGGTGGAGTTGAAGAAGGGTGTCGGGACTCCGGTGATTTTGACCCGGCCGCAGGTCCCTGCCGCCCAGACCGGGCCAGACATCGAGAGGAAGTGGGCGGACTTTGAGCAGCTTCCGATCGGAGAGAAAAGGTCACCCGCGGGCGTCCAGAACCCCCAAACAACAAATGAGGTGCTTCAGCGAGAG gtGGTGTCTCTGAGGCAGCAGGTCGAGGCTCTCCGTCAGGTCCGTGCGGGGGCCGGTGTTTGTGGTCCTGACGCCCCCTGCGCTGTGAAGCTGGAGCAGATGGAGAAAGATCACAGAGAGAGACTGCAGAAGATACACGGCGAGCACGAGAGGGAGcgcagagagatggagagagacaaacagagacTGCTGCAGGAGGAGGCCAAGAACGCGGTCCAAG CTATGGAGGCTCTGAGGAAGGCGCACCGGGAGGAGATCGAGAAGCTGAAGGCTCACGGAGGAGGAGAGACCACAGACCCCTCCATCAGACAGCAGCT GCGCGAGTCGCTCTCTCTGCAGCAGGAGCTGGACGGTCTGTCGGAGCGCTACTCCCAGCAGTGCGTGGAGCTCAACCGCATCCAGAACAGCACCGAAGAGCGAAACGGAGAGATCCGGCAGAAGGAGAGGGAGATGGAGCAGCTCCGGCAGGAGAACCAG GAACTGCAGGCGCGTCTGACGGAGGAGATAAGTCTCATGCGATCCTTCAtcacaggtcagaggtcaggagTTGTTCCCCTTGGCAGCTACGAAAGGAGCACCTCCGAACTAGAG ATGTTACTGAAGGTGAAGGAGAGCGAGGTGGAGTTTCTTCACAAGGAGATCAGCTGTCTCAGGAAGGAGGTCCAAACTCTTACTAAG GAGAACGAAGCTTTGAGCGAGCGTTTTAAGCAGGTGTATGTTGAGCTGACTGAACTACGGGGCCGCAGCGAGAGAGACATCAATGCACTTAAAGAACACCTCAAACTCACTAACGCCGCACTGGAGGAGGGGCATCTCCTAGGCAACAGCACCAGCCAATGA
- the triobpa gene encoding TRIO and F-actin-binding protein isoform X3 codes for MCSQRSSTNGESIRTVNGKHQGPEEVPQMQLDPPHCKKGWMYMLDEDEEVQWRKHWFVISNSGLRYYRDSGAEERDEVDGEIYLRHCLRVEEFDADKNYGLQLHMRDGVVSLSAMTSRIRRNWIDTLKRKISAESIRRPGNGDRENSSSQNAPSPTPHDPGSDEAHMTSSPLTVRREAGEGRDRELERRLEGRTKWFQEGASDREGEDPWDKVELKKGVGTPVILTRPQVPAAQTGPDIERKWADFEQLPIGEKRSPAGVQNPQTTNEVVSLRQQVEALRQVRAGAGVCGPDAPCAVKLEQMEKDHRERLQKIHGEHERERREMERDKQRLLQEEAKNAVQAMEALRKAHREEIEKLKAHGGGETTDPSIRQQLRESLSLQQELDGLSERYSQQCVELNRIQNSTEERNGEIRQKEREMEQLRQENQELQARLTEEISLMRSFITGQRSGVVPLGSYERSTSELEMLLKVKESEVEFLHKEISCLRKEVQTLTKENEALSERFKQVYVELTELRGRSERDINALKEHLKLTNAALEEGHLLGNSTSQ; via the exons ATGTGTTCTCAGAGGTCCAGCACAAACGGAGAAAGCATTAGGACGGTAAACGGAAAACACCAGGGTCCAGAGGAGGTCCCTCAGATGCAG CTTGATCCCCCGCACTGTAAAAAGGGATGGATGTATATGctggatgaagatgaagaggtaCAG tggaGGAAGCACTGGTTTGTGATCTCTAACTCAGGACTGAGATATTATAGAGACTCTGGGGCTGAAGAG AGAGATGAGGTGGATGGAGAGATTTATCTACGTCACTGTCTGCGAGTGGAGGAATTTGATGCCGATAAAAACTACGGACTTCAGCTGCAT ATGCGTGATGGAGTGGTGAGCCTGTCGGCGATGACCTCCAGAATCAGGAGGAACTGGATCGACACGCTAAAGAGGAAAATATCGGCTGAAAGCATTCG ACGCCCGGGCAACGGTGACAGAGAGAACTCCAGTTCCCAGAATGCACCGTCTCCTACACCCCATGACCCGGGCTCAGACGAAGCACACATGACGTCCTCACCGTTAACTGTGCGGCGGGAGGCCGGCGAGGGGCGCGACCGAGAGCTTGAGAGACGTCTGGAGGGCCGAACCAAGTGGTTCCAGGAGGGGGCTTCCGACAGGGAGGGCGAAGACCCCTGGGATAAGGTGGAGTTGAAGAAGGGTGTCGGGACTCCGGTGATTTTGACCCGGCCGCAGGTCCCTGCCGCCCAGACCGGGCCAGACATCGAGAGGAAGTGGGCGGACTTTGAGCAGCTTCCGATCGGAGAGAAAAGGTCACCCGCGGGCGTCCAGAACCCCCAAACAACAAATGAG gtGGTGTCTCTGAGGCAGCAGGTCGAGGCTCTCCGTCAGGTCCGTGCGGGGGCCGGTGTTTGTGGTCCTGACGCCCCCTGCGCTGTGAAGCTGGAGCAGATGGAGAAAGATCACAGAGAGAGACTGCAGAAGATACACGGCGAGCACGAGAGGGAGcgcagagagatggagagagacaaacagagacTGCTGCAGGAGGAGGCCAAGAACGCGGTCCAAG CTATGGAGGCTCTGAGGAAGGCGCACCGGGAGGAGATCGAGAAGCTGAAGGCTCACGGAGGAGGAGAGACCACAGACCCCTCCATCAGACAGCAGCT GCGCGAGTCGCTCTCTCTGCAGCAGGAGCTGGACGGTCTGTCGGAGCGCTACTCCCAGCAGTGCGTGGAGCTCAACCGCATCCAGAACAGCACCGAAGAGCGAAACGGAGAGATCCGGCAGAAGGAGAGGGAGATGGAGCAGCTCCGGCAGGAGAACCAG GAACTGCAGGCGCGTCTGACGGAGGAGATAAGTCTCATGCGATCCTTCAtcacaggtcagaggtcaggagTTGTTCCCCTTGGCAGCTACGAAAGGAGCACCTCCGAACTAGAG ATGTTACTGAAGGTGAAGGAGAGCGAGGTGGAGTTTCTTCACAAGGAGATCAGCTGTCTCAGGAAGGAGGTCCAAACTCTTACTAAG GAGAACGAAGCTTTGAGCGAGCGTTTTAAGCAGGTGTATGTTGAGCTGACTGAACTACGGGGCCGCAGCGAGAGAGACATCAATGCACTTAAAGAACACCTCAAACTCACTAACGCCGCACTGGAGGAGGGGCATCTCCTAGGCAACAGCACCAGCCAATGA
- the triobpa gene encoding TRIO and F-actin-binding protein isoform X1, translated as MCSQRSSTNGESIRTVNGKHQGPEEVPQMQLDPPHCKKGWMYMLDEDEEVQWRKHWFVISNSGLRYYRDSGAEERDEVDGEIYLRHCLRVEEFDADKNYGLQLHMRDGVVSLSAMTSRIRRNWIDTLKRKISAESIRRPGNGDRENSSSQNAPSPTPHDPGSDEAHMTSSPLTVRREAGEGRDRELERRLEGRTKWFQEGASDREGEDPWDKVELKKGVGTPVILTRPQVPAAQTGPDIERKWADFEQLPIGEKRSPAGVQNPQTTNEVLQREVVSLRQQVEALRQVRAGAGVCGPDAPCAVKLEQMEKDHRERLQKIHGEHERERREMERDKQRLLQEEAKNAVQAMEALRKAHREEIEKLKAHGGGETTDPSIRQQLRESLSLQQELDGLSERYSQQCVELNRIQNSTEERNGEIRQKEREMEQLRQENQELQARLTEEISLMRSFITGQRSGVVPLGSYERSTSELEMLLKVKESEVEFLHKEISCLRKEVQTLTKENEALSERFKQVYVELTELRGRSERDINALKEHLKLTNAALEEGHLLGNSTSQ; from the exons ATGTGTTCTCAGAGGTCCAGCACAAACGGAGAAAGCATTAGGACGGTAAACGGAAAACACCAGGGTCCAGAGGAGGTCCCTCAGATGCAG CTTGATCCCCCGCACTGTAAAAAGGGATGGATGTATATGctggatgaagatgaagaggtaCAG tggaGGAAGCACTGGTTTGTGATCTCTAACTCAGGACTGAGATATTATAGAGACTCTGGGGCTGAAGAG AGAGATGAGGTGGATGGAGAGATTTATCTACGTCACTGTCTGCGAGTGGAGGAATTTGATGCCGATAAAAACTACGGACTTCAGCTGCAT ATGCGTGATGGAGTGGTGAGCCTGTCGGCGATGACCTCCAGAATCAGGAGGAACTGGATCGACACGCTAAAGAGGAAAATATCGGCTGAAAGCATTCG ACGCCCGGGCAACGGTGACAGAGAGAACTCCAGTTCCCAGAATGCACCGTCTCCTACACCCCATGACCCGGGCTCAGACGAAGCACACATGACGTCCTCACCGTTAACTGTGCGGCGGGAGGCCGGCGAGGGGCGCGACCGAGAGCTTGAGAGACGTCTGGAGGGCCGAACCAAGTGGTTCCAGGAGGGGGCTTCCGACAGGGAGGGCGAAGACCCCTGGGATAAGGTGGAGTTGAAGAAGGGTGTCGGGACTCCGGTGATTTTGACCCGGCCGCAGGTCCCTGCCGCCCAGACCGGGCCAGACATCGAGAGGAAGTGGGCGGACTTTGAGCAGCTTCCGATCGGAGAGAAAAGGTCACCCGCGGGCGTCCAGAACCCCCAAACAACAAATGAGGTGCTTCAGCGAGAG gtGGTGTCTCTGAGGCAGCAGGTCGAGGCTCTCCGTCAGGTCCGTGCGGGGGCCGGTGTTTGTGGTCCTGACGCCCCCTGCGCTGTGAAGCTGGAGCAGATGGAGAAAGATCACAGAGAGAGACTGCAGAAGATACACGGCGAGCACGAGAGGGAGcgcagagagatggagagagacaaacagagacTGCTGCAGGAGGAGGCCAAGAACGCGGTCCAAG CTATGGAGGCTCTGAGGAAGGCGCACCGGGAGGAGATCGAGAAGCTGAAGGCTCACGGAGGAGGAGAGACCACAGACCCCTCCATCAGACAGCAGCT GCGCGAGTCGCTCTCTCTGCAGCAGGAGCTGGACGGTCTGTCGGAGCGCTACTCCCAGCAGTGCGTGGAGCTCAACCGCATCCAGAACAGCACCGAAGAGCGAAACGGAGAGATCCGGCAGAAGGAGAGGGAGATGGAGCAGCTCCGGCAGGAGAACCAG GAACTGCAGGCGCGTCTGACGGAGGAGATAAGTCTCATGCGATCCTTCAtcacaggtcagaggtcaggagTTGTTCCCCTTGGCAGCTACGAAAGGAGCACCTCCGAACTAGAG ATGTTACTGAAGGTGAAGGAGAGCGAGGTGGAGTTTCTTCACAAGGAGATCAGCTGTCTCAGGAAGGAGGTCCAAACTCTTACTAAG GAGAACGAAGCTTTGAGCGAGCGTTTTAAGCAGGTGTATGTTGAGCTGACTGAACTACGGGGCCGCAGCGAGAGAGACATCAATGCACTTAAAGAACACCTCAAACTCACTAACGCCGCACTGGAGGAGGGGCATCTCCTAGGCAACAGCACCAGCCAATGA
- the triobpa gene encoding TRIO and F-actin-binding protein isoform X2 produces the protein MCSQRSSTNGESIRTVNGKHQGPEEVPQMQLDPPHCKKGWMYMLDEDEEWRKHWFVISNSGLRYYRDSGAEERDEVDGEIYLRHCLRVEEFDADKNYGLQLHMRDGVVSLSAMTSRIRRNWIDTLKRKISAESIRRPGNGDRENSSSQNAPSPTPHDPGSDEAHMTSSPLTVRREAGEGRDRELERRLEGRTKWFQEGASDREGEDPWDKVELKKGVGTPVILTRPQVPAAQTGPDIERKWADFEQLPIGEKRSPAGVQNPQTTNEVLQREVVSLRQQVEALRQVRAGAGVCGPDAPCAVKLEQMEKDHRERLQKIHGEHERERREMERDKQRLLQEEAKNAVQAMEALRKAHREEIEKLKAHGGGETTDPSIRQQLRESLSLQQELDGLSERYSQQCVELNRIQNSTEERNGEIRQKEREMEQLRQENQELQARLTEEISLMRSFITGQRSGVVPLGSYERSTSELEMLLKVKESEVEFLHKEISCLRKEVQTLTKENEALSERFKQVYVELTELRGRSERDINALKEHLKLTNAALEEGHLLGNSTSQ, from the exons ATGTGTTCTCAGAGGTCCAGCACAAACGGAGAAAGCATTAGGACGGTAAACGGAAAACACCAGGGTCCAGAGGAGGTCCCTCAGATGCAG CTTGATCCCCCGCACTGTAAAAAGGGATGGATGTATATGctggatgaagatgaagag tggaGGAAGCACTGGTTTGTGATCTCTAACTCAGGACTGAGATATTATAGAGACTCTGGGGCTGAAGAG AGAGATGAGGTGGATGGAGAGATTTATCTACGTCACTGTCTGCGAGTGGAGGAATTTGATGCCGATAAAAACTACGGACTTCAGCTGCAT ATGCGTGATGGAGTGGTGAGCCTGTCGGCGATGACCTCCAGAATCAGGAGGAACTGGATCGACACGCTAAAGAGGAAAATATCGGCTGAAAGCATTCG ACGCCCGGGCAACGGTGACAGAGAGAACTCCAGTTCCCAGAATGCACCGTCTCCTACACCCCATGACCCGGGCTCAGACGAAGCACACATGACGTCCTCACCGTTAACTGTGCGGCGGGAGGCCGGCGAGGGGCGCGACCGAGAGCTTGAGAGACGTCTGGAGGGCCGAACCAAGTGGTTCCAGGAGGGGGCTTCCGACAGGGAGGGCGAAGACCCCTGGGATAAGGTGGAGTTGAAGAAGGGTGTCGGGACTCCGGTGATTTTGACCCGGCCGCAGGTCCCTGCCGCCCAGACCGGGCCAGACATCGAGAGGAAGTGGGCGGACTTTGAGCAGCTTCCGATCGGAGAGAAAAGGTCACCCGCGGGCGTCCAGAACCCCCAAACAACAAATGAGGTGCTTCAGCGAGAG gtGGTGTCTCTGAGGCAGCAGGTCGAGGCTCTCCGTCAGGTCCGTGCGGGGGCCGGTGTTTGTGGTCCTGACGCCCCCTGCGCTGTGAAGCTGGAGCAGATGGAGAAAGATCACAGAGAGAGACTGCAGAAGATACACGGCGAGCACGAGAGGGAGcgcagagagatggagagagacaaacagagacTGCTGCAGGAGGAGGCCAAGAACGCGGTCCAAG CTATGGAGGCTCTGAGGAAGGCGCACCGGGAGGAGATCGAGAAGCTGAAGGCTCACGGAGGAGGAGAGACCACAGACCCCTCCATCAGACAGCAGCT GCGCGAGTCGCTCTCTCTGCAGCAGGAGCTGGACGGTCTGTCGGAGCGCTACTCCCAGCAGTGCGTGGAGCTCAACCGCATCCAGAACAGCACCGAAGAGCGAAACGGAGAGATCCGGCAGAAGGAGAGGGAGATGGAGCAGCTCCGGCAGGAGAACCAG GAACTGCAGGCGCGTCTGACGGAGGAGATAAGTCTCATGCGATCCTTCAtcacaggtcagaggtcaggagTTGTTCCCCTTGGCAGCTACGAAAGGAGCACCTCCGAACTAGAG ATGTTACTGAAGGTGAAGGAGAGCGAGGTGGAGTTTCTTCACAAGGAGATCAGCTGTCTCAGGAAGGAGGTCCAAACTCTTACTAAG GAGAACGAAGCTTTGAGCGAGCGTTTTAAGCAGGTGTATGTTGAGCTGACTGAACTACGGGGCCGCAGCGAGAGAGACATCAATGCACTTAAAGAACACCTCAAACTCACTAACGCCGCACTGGAGGAGGGGCATCTCCTAGGCAACAGCACCAGCCAATGA
- the triobpa gene encoding TRIO and F-actin-binding protein isoform X4, with the protein MCSQRSSTNGESIRTVNGKHQGPEEVPQMQGWMYMLDEDEEVQWRKHWFVISNSGLRYYRDSGAEERDEVDGEIYLRHCLRVEEFDADKNYGLQLHMRDGVVSLSAMTSRIRRNWIDTLKRKISAESIRRPGNGDRENSSSQNAPSPTPHDPGSDEAHMTSSPLTVRREAGEGRDRELERRLEGRTKWFQEGASDREGEDPWDKVELKKGVGTPVILTRPQVPAAQTGPDIERKWADFEQLPIGEKRSPAGVQNPQTTNEVLQREVVSLRQQVEALRQVRAGAGVCGPDAPCAVKLEQMEKDHRERLQKIHGEHERERREMERDKQRLLQEEAKNAVQAMEALRKAHREEIEKLKAHGGGETTDPSIRQQLRESLSLQQELDGLSERYSQQCVELNRIQNSTEERNGEIRQKEREMEQLRQENQELQARLTEEISLMRSFITGQRSGVVPLGSYERSTSELEMLLKVKESEVEFLHKEISCLRKEVQTLTKENEALSERFKQVYVELTELRGRSERDINALKEHLKLTNAALEEGHLLGNSTSQ; encoded by the exons ATGTGTTCTCAGAGGTCCAGCACAAACGGAGAAAGCATTAGGACGGTAAACGGAAAACACCAGGGTCCAGAGGAGGTCCCTCAGATGCAG GGATGGATGTATATGctggatgaagatgaagaggtaCAG tggaGGAAGCACTGGTTTGTGATCTCTAACTCAGGACTGAGATATTATAGAGACTCTGGGGCTGAAGAG AGAGATGAGGTGGATGGAGAGATTTATCTACGTCACTGTCTGCGAGTGGAGGAATTTGATGCCGATAAAAACTACGGACTTCAGCTGCAT ATGCGTGATGGAGTGGTGAGCCTGTCGGCGATGACCTCCAGAATCAGGAGGAACTGGATCGACACGCTAAAGAGGAAAATATCGGCTGAAAGCATTCG ACGCCCGGGCAACGGTGACAGAGAGAACTCCAGTTCCCAGAATGCACCGTCTCCTACACCCCATGACCCGGGCTCAGACGAAGCACACATGACGTCCTCACCGTTAACTGTGCGGCGGGAGGCCGGCGAGGGGCGCGACCGAGAGCTTGAGAGACGTCTGGAGGGCCGAACCAAGTGGTTCCAGGAGGGGGCTTCCGACAGGGAGGGCGAAGACCCCTGGGATAAGGTGGAGTTGAAGAAGGGTGTCGGGACTCCGGTGATTTTGACCCGGCCGCAGGTCCCTGCCGCCCAGACCGGGCCAGACATCGAGAGGAAGTGGGCGGACTTTGAGCAGCTTCCGATCGGAGAGAAAAGGTCACCCGCGGGCGTCCAGAACCCCCAAACAACAAATGAGGTGCTTCAGCGAGAG gtGGTGTCTCTGAGGCAGCAGGTCGAGGCTCTCCGTCAGGTCCGTGCGGGGGCCGGTGTTTGTGGTCCTGACGCCCCCTGCGCTGTGAAGCTGGAGCAGATGGAGAAAGATCACAGAGAGAGACTGCAGAAGATACACGGCGAGCACGAGAGGGAGcgcagagagatggagagagacaaacagagacTGCTGCAGGAGGAGGCCAAGAACGCGGTCCAAG CTATGGAGGCTCTGAGGAAGGCGCACCGGGAGGAGATCGAGAAGCTGAAGGCTCACGGAGGAGGAGAGACCACAGACCCCTCCATCAGACAGCAGCT GCGCGAGTCGCTCTCTCTGCAGCAGGAGCTGGACGGTCTGTCGGAGCGCTACTCCCAGCAGTGCGTGGAGCTCAACCGCATCCAGAACAGCACCGAAGAGCGAAACGGAGAGATCCGGCAGAAGGAGAGGGAGATGGAGCAGCTCCGGCAGGAGAACCAG GAACTGCAGGCGCGTCTGACGGAGGAGATAAGTCTCATGCGATCCTTCAtcacaggtcagaggtcaggagTTGTTCCCCTTGGCAGCTACGAAAGGAGCACCTCCGAACTAGAG ATGTTACTGAAGGTGAAGGAGAGCGAGGTGGAGTTTCTTCACAAGGAGATCAGCTGTCTCAGGAAGGAGGTCCAAACTCTTACTAAG GAGAACGAAGCTTTGAGCGAGCGTTTTAAGCAGGTGTATGTTGAGCTGACTGAACTACGGGGCCGCAGCGAGAGAGACATCAATGCACTTAAAGAACACCTCAAACTCACTAACGCCGCACTGGAGGAGGGGCATCTCCTAGGCAACAGCACCAGCCAATGA
- the triobpa gene encoding TRIO and F-actin-binding protein isoform X6, whose amino-acid sequence MSLDPPHCKKGWMYMLDEDEEVQWRKHWFVISNSGLRYYRDSGAEERDEVDGEIYLRHCLRVEEFDADKNYGLQLHMRDGVVSLSAMTSRIRRNWIDTLKRKISAESIRRPGNGDRENSSSQNAPSPTPHDPGSDEAHMTSSPLTVRREAGEGRDRELERRLEGRTKWFQEGASDREGEDPWDKVELKKGVGTPVILTRPQVPAAQTGPDIERKWADFEQLPIGEKRSPAGVQNPQTTNEVLQREVVSLRQQVEALRQVRAGAGVCGPDAPCAVKLEQMEKDHRERLQKIHGEHERERREMERDKQRLLQEEAKNAVQAMEALRKAHREEIEKLKAHGGGETTDPSIRQQLRESLSLQQELDGLSERYSQQCVELNRIQNSTEERNGEIRQKEREMEQLRQENQELQARLTEEISLMRSFITGQRSGVVPLGSYERSTSELEMLLKVKESEVEFLHKEISCLRKEVQTLTKENEALSERFKQVYVELTELRGRSERDINALKEHLKLTNAALEEGHLLGNSTSQ is encoded by the exons ATGTCG CTTGATCCCCCGCACTGTAAAAAGGGATGGATGTATATGctggatgaagatgaagaggtaCAG tggaGGAAGCACTGGTTTGTGATCTCTAACTCAGGACTGAGATATTATAGAGACTCTGGGGCTGAAGAG AGAGATGAGGTGGATGGAGAGATTTATCTACGTCACTGTCTGCGAGTGGAGGAATTTGATGCCGATAAAAACTACGGACTTCAGCTGCAT ATGCGTGATGGAGTGGTGAGCCTGTCGGCGATGACCTCCAGAATCAGGAGGAACTGGATCGACACGCTAAAGAGGAAAATATCGGCTGAAAGCATTCG ACGCCCGGGCAACGGTGACAGAGAGAACTCCAGTTCCCAGAATGCACCGTCTCCTACACCCCATGACCCGGGCTCAGACGAAGCACACATGACGTCCTCACCGTTAACTGTGCGGCGGGAGGCCGGCGAGGGGCGCGACCGAGAGCTTGAGAGACGTCTGGAGGGCCGAACCAAGTGGTTCCAGGAGGGGGCTTCCGACAGGGAGGGCGAAGACCCCTGGGATAAGGTGGAGTTGAAGAAGGGTGTCGGGACTCCGGTGATTTTGACCCGGCCGCAGGTCCCTGCCGCCCAGACCGGGCCAGACATCGAGAGGAAGTGGGCGGACTTTGAGCAGCTTCCGATCGGAGAGAAAAGGTCACCCGCGGGCGTCCAGAACCCCCAAACAACAAATGAGGTGCTTCAGCGAGAG gtGGTGTCTCTGAGGCAGCAGGTCGAGGCTCTCCGTCAGGTCCGTGCGGGGGCCGGTGTTTGTGGTCCTGACGCCCCCTGCGCTGTGAAGCTGGAGCAGATGGAGAAAGATCACAGAGAGAGACTGCAGAAGATACACGGCGAGCACGAGAGGGAGcgcagagagatggagagagacaaacagagacTGCTGCAGGAGGAGGCCAAGAACGCGGTCCAAG CTATGGAGGCTCTGAGGAAGGCGCACCGGGAGGAGATCGAGAAGCTGAAGGCTCACGGAGGAGGAGAGACCACAGACCCCTCCATCAGACAGCAGCT GCGCGAGTCGCTCTCTCTGCAGCAGGAGCTGGACGGTCTGTCGGAGCGCTACTCCCAGCAGTGCGTGGAGCTCAACCGCATCCAGAACAGCACCGAAGAGCGAAACGGAGAGATCCGGCAGAAGGAGAGGGAGATGGAGCAGCTCCGGCAGGAGAACCAG GAACTGCAGGCGCGTCTGACGGAGGAGATAAGTCTCATGCGATCCTTCAtcacaggtcagaggtcaggagTTGTTCCCCTTGGCAGCTACGAAAGGAGCACCTCCGAACTAGAG ATGTTACTGAAGGTGAAGGAGAGCGAGGTGGAGTTTCTTCACAAGGAGATCAGCTGTCTCAGGAAGGAGGTCCAAACTCTTACTAAG GAGAACGAAGCTTTGAGCGAGCGTTTTAAGCAGGTGTATGTTGAGCTGACTGAACTACGGGGCCGCAGCGAGAGAGACATCAATGCACTTAAAGAACACCTCAAACTCACTAACGCCGCACTGGAGGAGGGGCATCTCCTAGGCAACAGCACCAGCCAATGA